In the genome of Raphanus sativus cultivar WK10039 chromosome 4, ASM80110v3, whole genome shotgun sequence, one region contains:
- the LOC108848685 gene encoding protease Do-like 10, mitochondrial: protein MQLRSIRTVEHLRRRISASSVSAYLTSPSLLTRVSPTESALPSPISRFYYSNPRNENRHTTASSSPVSSRWLISIRHMSRRRKAAKGSAAAAAAEASAAYSSAVDLAMDSVVKIFTVSTSPSYFLPWQNKSQRESMGSGFVISGRRIITNAHVVADHSFVLVRKHGSPIKHRAKVEAIGHECDLAVLVIDDSEVFWEGMNSLELGDIPLLREEVFVVGYPQGGDNISVTKGVVSRVEPTQYVHGATQLMAIQIDAAINPGNSGGPAIMGNRVAGVAFQNLAGGENIGYIIPTPVIKHFINGVEESGKYTGFCSMGVSCQPMENAQIRSIYQMSSEMTGVLISKINPLSDAHRILKKEDVILAFDGVPIGNDGTVPLRKKERITFDHMVSMKKPDETALVKVLREGKEHEFSITLRPLQPLVPVHQFDQLPSYYIFAGFVFVPLTQPYLHEYGEDWYNTCPRRLCERALKDLPEKSNQELVIISQVLMDDINTGFERLAELQVKKVNGVEVDNLRHLCQLIENCDTENLKLDLDDGRVLALKYQDARLATSLILKRHRIASAMSSDLLIEQNNTASELAAPFSTAVV from the exons atgcagCTCCGGTCAATTCGCACCGTCGAGCACCTCCGCAGAAGAATCTCCGCTTCTTCGGTCTCTGCGTACCTCACTTCTCCTTCCTTATTAACCAGAGTATCACCGACGGAGAGTGCTCTGCCTTCCCCTATTTCTCGATTCTACTACTCTAATCCCCGAAATGAGAATCGACACACGACTGCATCATCGTCGCCGGTTTCTTCACGGTGGCTGATAAGCATAAGACATATGTCACGGCGGAGAAAGGCCGCGAAAGGttcggcggcggcggcggcggcggaggcgAGTGCAGCGTATTCATCAGCGGTAGATTTGGCGATGGACTCGGTGGTGAAGATATTCACAGTGTCGACGAGTCCTAGTTACTTTCTTCCTTGGCAGAACAAGTCCCAGCGAGAATCCATGGGCTCTG GATTCGTAATATCGGGAAGAAGGATTATAACAAACGCCCACGTGGTGGCTGATCACTCCTTCGTGCTAGTGAGGAAGCATGGTTCGCCTATAAAGCACAGAGCCAAAGTTGAAGCAATCGGACACGAGTGTGATTTAGCAGTTTTGGTGATTGATGATAGTGAAGTCTTTTGGGAAGGAATGAACTCGTTGGAGCTAGGAGATATACCGCTTCTGAGGGAAGAAGTGTTTGTAGTTGGCTATCCTCAAGGTGGTGACAACATCTCTGTTACAAAAGGTGTTGTGTCTCGTGTTGAGCCCACCCAATATGTTCACGGTGCCACCCAGCTAATGGCTATACAAATAGATGCTGCTATCAACCCTGGAAACAGCGGTGGCCCAGCAATCATGGGGAACAGAGTAGCCGGCGTTGCTTTTCAAAATCTTGCTGGTGGTGAGAACATAGG TTATATCATTCCAACACCTGTAATCAAGCATTTCATAAACGGTGTTGAAGAATCTGGTAAATACACTGGTTTCTGCTCAATGGGTGTATCATGCCAGCCTATGGAGAATGCTCAGATCCGTAGTATCTATCAGATGAGCTCTGAAATGACAGGGGTTCTTATAAGCAAGATAAACCCTCTCTCCGATGCTCATAGAattttgaagaaggaagatgTTATCCTCGCTTTTGATGGTGTTCCCATAGGGAATGATGGCACTG TTCCTCTCCGGAAGAAGGAGCGGATCACTTTTGATCATATGGTATCTATGAAGAAACCAGATGAAACAGCTCTGGTTAAAGTCTTGAGGGAAGGAAAAGAACATGAGTTTAGCATCACTCTAAGACCT CTGCAACCGCTGGTTCCAGTGCATCAGTTCGACCAGCTTCCAAGTTATTATATATTTGCGGGATTTGTATTCGTGCCTCTCACTCAGCCTTACCTTCATGAATATGGAGAAGACTGGTACAACACTTGTCCCCGCAGATTGTGCGAGCGTGCGTTAAAAGATTTACCTGAAAAATCCAATCAAGAACTTGTCATTATCTCTCAG GTGTTAATGGATGATATCAACACAGGATTTGAGCGTCTTGCAGAGCTGCAA GTGAAGAAAGTGAATGGAGTGGAAGTGGATAATCTGAGACATTTATGCCAGCTCATAGAGAACTGTGACACAGAAAATCTTAAATTGGATTTAGACGATGGGAGAGTACTCGCCTTGAAGTACCAAGACGCAAGATTAGCCACTTCCCTGATTTTGAAACGCCACAGAATAGCGTCTGCCATGTCCAGCGATCTACTGATTGAACAAAATAATACAGCGAGTGAGTTGGCTGCTCCTTTTTCTACTGCGGTTGTTTGA
- the LOC108848686 gene encoding uncharacterized protein LOC108848686, whose protein sequence is MMSSSWEIQLMETAKEELEILQAQYPNRFAYLKSDLQSFIYNLREDHAPPSRSSSSPLILTQESSNCKNNQRNKKRKYTNELFGDQASSSTGKIHKNSNHKMAQRVVTKRKTRVEMVLERAQLCLQKIRDVKASLC, encoded by the exons ATGATGTCGTCTTCGTGGGAGATTCAACTAATGGAAACGGCTAAAGAGGAACTCGAGATTCTTCAGGCTCAATATCCCAACCGCTTCGCCTACCTCAAGTCCGACCTTCAGTCTTTCATCTATAACCTCCGTGAAGACCACGCGCCTCCGTCACGTTCCTCCTCCTCCCCCCTCATCCTCACTCAAG AGTCATCAAACTGTAAGAATAACCAGAGAAACAAGAAGAGAAAGTACACAAATGAACTATTTGGAGATCAAGCATCGTCATCAACGGGAAAGATCCACAAGAACAGTAATCATAAGATGGCTCAGAGAGTGGTCACAAAGAGAAAAACTAGAGTTGAAATGGTTCTTGAAAGGGCTCAACTTTGTCTCCAGAAGATAAGAGACGTGAAAGCCTCTTTGTGTTAG